The Candidatus Dependentiae bacterium genome includes the window ATAAAGAATTCTGCTGACTTGAGGCTAACCATGGGATCCTAACAGGAGTAAAAATGGGCTTTTCTTATTTATTGTAGGCAAAATAGCACCGACGGTCAATCAGCCTTATCCAATAGATACAACTCAAAGTGCTATTATTCAAACACACATAAAGCATCTCAGATCCGCTCGCCCTGAGTGTTTCGAGCTTTTTATAGCGAGAAATGTAACGAACGGGTCGGATCTAAAAAAACTTACATAATTTTTAATTTTTCATTGCACATAACTTTCCCACCGATCCTTCGTTACATTTTTTTCCATGCAAAAGCATGTCAAAAAACACTCAGGACGAGCGGTGGAGAGAGTACTTTACTAGTGTTAATATGTTGTTAAAAAACTCACTCGACAAAAAAGCAAGGGCTCAGTAGAATAACGCACAGAGAACCTAATGAAACTATAAAATAAGCAAGGAAGTTTTAATAATGAAGACTCAAACAAATGCCTCCTCATGGCTCTACACAATACTCCCACCATCGTTTTTAGCGATTCTCACTGCCATAGTATATTACCCGTCACTGCATTATGAATTCCAGTTTGATGACATTGCAAATATTACTAAACATTTTGACATACGCCATAACAGCCTGAGCAAGCTATGGTTCAGCGGCACACGTTGGATTAGCTACTGGCTTAATTCAGTACACTATAGCATCGGCAAATTTGATCCGTTTTCTTATCGTGTTGGCAATGTGTTGATTCATACCTGCAATGGGTTGCTAGTATTTTTCTTGTTACTTACCGTATTGACACATTTAAAAAAGCAAAATTTTTTCAAAACACATGCCCATTCAATTGCTTTTATGACCGCCTTATTATTTTTATTACATCCTGTACAAACTCAAACAGTCTCTTACGTTATTCAAGGTGAACTAGAGGGGCTCGCAGCACTCTTTATTTTCGGCATGGCACTATGTCTTGTCAAGCTTTCACAAGCGACAACACGCGGCAAAAAAACTATTCTCGGGGCTTTGCTTTTTGCCCTTGCGGTGCTTTCATGCGGCACAAAAGAAATTGCGGTTATTTCTCCCGCACTTTTTATGCTTATTGATTGGTTTTTTATAGCCCAAGGAGATTGGCGTTCATTCAAACAACGACTCATTATTCATGCGGCACTTTTTGGCGTCATCTCGACAATTTATCTGTGGCTTCTCAAGCCAGCATTTTTCACCAAAATTTTAACATTTGGCTCAGTTGCAAAAAATAATATTGGCAATGTTATTACTCACAATGGAAACGTCGCTATAACCCCAGGAATGTTCTTCGTTTCACAATTTAAAGTTATTTTACACTATCTGTGGATGTTTGTTTGGCCATTTGGAATCAGCGTTGAGTATGACTGGATGCTTTCAAAAGGTTTTTTTGCTCCCGATGCTCTTGTGCCATTTATCGGATTGCTCGCCATTGCCTATGCCGTGTACAAACTATTACGCCGTGACAAAGCAGATGTTGTCGCATTTGGCGCACTATGGTTTGCTGTTGCCATTGCACCACGCTCAAGCATTATTCCTTCGCCCGAACTACTCGTTGATTACAAAACCTATACTGCCTCGTTTGGTTGGTTGTTCTTGCTCAGCGCAAGCTTAATTTGGGCTTTTACGTATCTTGTAAAGAAACTAAAAAATGTGCCGGTACTTTCTCATAATCACTATGGTCCTGTAGCTTTGATATGTCTTTTTGCATTACCACTCAGCATCGCAACAGTCCAGCGAAACACTGTCTGGCGTTCGGGACTAGAATTCTGGGCAAACATTATTCAAAACGCTCCCGGCAAGGCACGTGCTTATAATAATTATGGCGTTGAGCTATCACAACAGTGTCATAAATTTGAAGAAGCTGCGGCAAACTTTAAAAAAGCAATTGCTATGGATAGTAAATATCCAGACCCATGCAACAATCTGGCTGTTGCTTACTCTAACATGGGCAGAATTGACGATGCCATTGTAGCACTCAAGCAAGGACTAGCGATTAATCCTTACTATCCTGAAGGATATAATAATTTGGCTTCCTTCTTAATCATGAAAAAGGAGCTCGATCAAGCAGAACAATGCCTCAATGTTGCGCTAAAACTACGTCCATATTATGGAAAAGCCTACTTCAATTTAGGTCGACTATATTTAGAAAGGGGCGACCAAGAGAAAGCATGGCAATTGTTTAAAGATAGCTGTACTAAAGCAGACTTAGATACCGATATGGGCTTTGCAACCTATGCAAAAGCTAGTCTAGGTCTGCAGAAATTTGATGATGCAATTTTTGGTTTCAAAAAGACACTTGAACTTAATCCAAATTATCCGGAAGCTAAATTTAATTTAGCTAATGCCTATTTTTTGTCTAACAAATACGATCAAGCCATCGCACTTTACGAAAACATACTCGCAACGACACCGCAAGAAACACGCGCCTGGTACAATAAAGGAGAAGCTCACGTTAAAATTAATCAACCAGAAAAAGCATTAATCTGTTTTAAAAAAGTAGAACACATGCACGACTCAATGCCACAACTTTCTATAAGAATGGCAGGATGTTATGAAAAATTGGGAAATGTACCCGAAGCAAAAAAGGAGCTCGTAACATTAATAAATAATGCTAAAGCTCCTGATTCTATGCGCCAAATAGCAAAAGGTTTATTCAATCAACTTGAAAAACATTACGCCCAGGCCTAACTTCTTTACTTACATTAAGGAACCAACGGCCTTCTTGATTCTGTCAAAGGCGCTATGGCAGGTTGCCCTGTTGTTGGTTGCACAACCGCCGCCATCGGGTTAACCGATTCAAGTTTTGGTGTTTCCTCTATCACGGCAGCAGATTTTGATATAGGTTGTTCTGCTGTTGATGGCACAATTGCAGCCATTGGATTAACCGATTCACGTTTTGGTTTTTCTATTGGTTCAGAAGCTTTTGGTGTCTCCATTTGTTTAGGCGCTTGGACAGACTCTCCATGCACTGCAGGTTCAGATGCTAGCACATCTGCCGTAGGAGGAGTTGCTGCTGCAGTTGGTCCAACCTTAGCGGCCTCTTGTACAATTGCCGATTTAACAACATTAATAGGCTCTGCTACCATTGCTGTTGGTTCTATTGGAGAAATTACTGCTGGCTTTTCTGCTACAGGAGGCATTGATGTGGCAACTGCAGAAGTTGTCACTGCTGATGACATCACTGTTGCTGGTGCATTTTCTTCGCCTTTTCGTGTAGACAAATAATACGCAACACCACCGCCCACTGCCGCTACTGTTGCAGCTGCTGCCCCAACAAGTACAGGATGGTCTTTAATGACACCCATCACACCGCCCGCAGATTCAGTTACGGGAACTTCAACCGGTTTTTTTACTTCATCCAATGCGTTAGAGGGCGCTGTAAACAGCACCCCTACCATTGATCCTATGAGTACGTATTTGTATATCTTCATAATTATATTCCTACGTTATGCTCCGCGCACTATTTACAACAAATCATCATTCGTGTTGTACATAGCCTCTTCAAACAGACGTTGCGCTTTGACTTCTTGGTACTTGTTATAACCAACATAGCCTAATCCACCAATTACCGCTGTTGCTCCAAGAGCAATACCAGCTGCTGCATATGGGTGATAGGTGATTGCCGTTTTCAACTTTTGTAAACTTTCTGCGGCAACCGCTTTTGCTTTGCTTATTGCTTCTTGAGCAGTGTAAAGTACAGATGGCTTGTTGTAATACTGATTATAAGCATATACACCACCAGCAACAGCCGCACCAACTCCTACTGCTATAGCAGCCGAAGCTTTAGGATTATTCGCAACAGCATTTTTCACCGAATCAACTGCATTGGCAGCCATTACTTTAGTTTTTTGTGCTGCATCTACCGCCATTGCCTTAGCAGACTGGGCCGTTCTTGTTGCTTTATCAGCAAGACTTTCAGCTTTTGATACCGTTGTCATTGAGACAGCAACCAGTGCTGTGAGTAAAATATAATTCTTCATATTCATTCTCCTTTTATTATGTAACTATTAATTATAAATTTTTCAAAAAATCTCATTCTATTTTTGTTGAGGGCGATAGATAATTGCCGGTTGCGATTTTTGTAAGGATTCTTCTGCAACCGCTTTTGCTTTATCTATTGCTTCTTGAGCCGTGTAATTGTAATACTGATTAGCTACAGCAGCTGAAGTCGCAGGACTGTTCACCGCTGTATTTTTTGTTGTTGCTGCCATTGATTTAGTTTTATTGGCCGCCGCCGCGTCGAGCGCCGCTTTTTCTTTAGCTGCTTGGGCTGTTTTTATTGCTTTATCAGCAAGACTTGAAGCTTTTGATAGTGTACCCATTGATACTGCAACCAGCACTGCAAACAACATATAATTCTTCATATTCACTCTCCTTTGACTTGGTCTTTAGCCATTAATTATAAATTCTTTCCAAACATTTCTTCATACTTTGCTCGAGCGTCATCAAGATTTTTTTGTTCTTCGAGTTCAATTTCTTTTATATTTTTGCCCGCTTTTTTCAAAGCCTTGTAAGCTTCTTTTTCTTCTTCAAAAGCTTTTTTAAATGCAGTTGCATCTGGACAGTTCAGATCTTCAATAGCTTTAGTCGTTTTTTCTCGAGCCTCTTCAAAAGTAATCTTTGCTTTTATTTCCTTCTTGATAGCGTCAAATTTTGATTCCGCCTGACAAACGCCAGAAACAACCAAAGCTGCTACCACTAACGTCAGTCCTAATCTATTTATCTTCATACATACTCTCCTTTTTTATTAGGTTATTTTAAAATATATAAACATTTCTATCTGTAATTTAATTATATATTAAAAAATAAACAAAATGCAATGATTGATAAAAAAAAATAAAAAAAGTTAAAAAAGCCCTGTAAATTCAGGATAAAATCGATTTTTTTCGAAAAAAATCAGTCCAAGGACTTTTTTTGACCCCCCCCGTTTTTCTTAGTATTATTAAAAACAATCATCTTGAACGCTATTAACAATTAACCCTCACACGGCTTAAAAGCCGTGGTTTAGGGGACCCCGGAAAAGGGCTTAGGCCAATTCGTCCCCAGTCTTGAAAAGACCTGGGGTTTTCTGGGGATAAAATAAAGAAACCATATGAATAAACAGTACGAACACTCTTCATCTGAAGCACAAGCTCAACAAAAATGGGCTGCAGAAAAAACCTATAGTTTAGAAAACAATCCGGGCAAACTTTATTCCATCGATACACCGCCACCAACAGTTTCTGGCAGTCTTCATATCGGCCATATTTTCTCCTACACTCAAACCGATATTATTGCCCGCTATAAACGCATGCAGGGTTTTTCTGTATTTTATCCCTTTGGCTTTGATGATAACGGACTACCAACCGAACGTTATGTCGAAAAAAAACGAGACGTTCGCGCACATGGCATGCCTCGCTCAGAATTCATTAAAATATGCCTTGAAGAAACACATAGCGTTGAACAACAATTCGTTGATCTCTGGCAACGTATGGGGCTCTCTGCAAACTGGGAAAATTGTTATTCAACAATATCCGATTTAGCACGTAGACTTTCACAAGAATCATTCATCAAGCTCTATAAAAAGGGCTACATCTATCGCAAGCATGAACCAGCACTCTATTGCACAACCTGCCGCACTTCTGTTGCCCAGGCAGAACTTGATGACGTACAAAAACCTTCATTCTTTAATGACATTGTGTTCAAAGATGCAGAAGGCAACAACCTTATTATCGGCACAACACGCCCCGAATTATTACCATCGTGTGTTGCACTTCTGTTCAACCCCGATGATGCACGCTATCAACATTTACGTGGTCAAAAAGCTACTGTTCCTCTCTTTGATTATGAAGTTCCAATCCTAGAAGATGAACATGTGTCCATCGAAAAAGGAACAGGGCTCGTGATGTGTTGTACCTTTGGTGACAAAACAGACATCGAGTGGTACAAAAAATTTAAATTACCCTACAAACAATCCATTACTCTTGATGGCAAATTTGCTCCAGAAACTGGCATTTTGACAGGACTCAAAGTTCCTGAAGCACGAGCTAAGGTTCTTGAAGAACTGGCAAAAAACAATTTGTTGATTGGCCAAAAGCCAATCACCCATTCGGTCAATACGCACGAACGATGCAAAAAAGACATTGAATTTGTAGCGCTTGAGCAATGGTTTGTGAATATTCTTGATCATAAACAAAAATTCCTAGAGATGGCCGACAAGGTAGATTGGTACCCAGCCTTCATGCAAGCTCGCTACAGAGATTGGGTGGAAAATTTAAGTTGGGATTGGTGTATTTCACGCCAGCGCTTTTTTGGTATCCCTTTCCCTGCTTGGCACTGCAAGGCCTGTAACCACATTATGGTAGCAGATATCACCCAGCTTCCTATTGATCCACAAGAAACTCCGTTCTCTGGCTCATGCGACAAATGTGGCAGCACTGATATTGCCCCTGACACTGACGTTATGGACACCTGGAACACTTCTTCCATTACGCCATACATTGTGTTTGCTTTGTATGAAAATAATGACAAAATCTCCATCGATGATCCTGCAGTGCATAATTTTATCCCTATGAGCATGCGTCCTCAAGCGCACGACATTATCCGCACCTGGGCTTTTGATACGATTGTAAAAGTATGGATGCACCACGAAACCATTCCATGGCACAACATTGTGATATCCGGACATGTGTTGAGCGATGCAAAAGAAAAAATTTCTAAATCCAAAGAGAACTCACCACTTGTGCCAGAAAACTTACTCAAAACTTATTCTGCGGACGTTATCCGTTATTGGACAGCAACCGGCAGCTTGGGCTACGACATTGCTTTTTCTGAAACACAGCTGAAAATTGGCCAACGCCTCGTAACAAAATTATGGAATGCCTTCTGGTTCACCAAAGAGCATATTACGGCGCTGGAAAACCCAAAGGTAATGCCAAAAAATCTTGGTCAGGTAAACGAATGGATTCTACATACCGTCAACAATCACTTTGAAAACTACAAAAAATATTTTGAAGTTAACGAGTTCGGGTTAGCACTCCAACCTATTGAAAAGTTTTTCTGGAATGATTTCTGTGATAACTATTTAGAACTCATCAAAAATCAGTTATTCAACCCAGAACTTTATTCGGCTGAAGAAGTTGCCGCAACACGCTGGACGCTGTATCATGTGGGACTACGCATCCTACAAATGTATGCACCGTACATACCCCATGTGACCGAGACTATTTATGGAGAATTGTATAAACAACACGAAGGCAAAGACTCGCTGCATCAAACCAAATTTGCTGATGCTCAATACCCGTTTGTCTTTACCCAAACAGCCGCTACCATGGAGCGAATTGTGGCATTAACTGGTGCAGTCAGAAAACTCAAGACAGAAAAGCAACTTTCGCTCAAAACAGCTCTTGAATCTTTAACTATTCATGTTGAAGACGCTGCTGCGCTTGAACACCTCAAGCAGCAAGAACAACTCATTAAGGGCGTCACACAATCAGTTGCGCTCGTTTATGTGGTTGGCAAACTTGAAACTGCAGCATTAGAAGAAAAAGATGGATTATGGCACGGCAAGGTTGGACTGTGATCGCTTTAAAAAACTCTGTCCGGAAAATTAAGATAAACGAAAAAAAACTTATTGCTCAGGCAGAAAAGATCCTGTATATTCTTAAGTATACCGATTTTGATTTAGGCATACTGCTGACAACCAACAAAACCATCCGCACTTACAACAAACAGTATCGAGGTAAGGATAAACCAACTGACATTCTATCATTCAGTTATCACCCTGACCTTAAAGCCGGCCAACGCATTAAGCCTAAAACAGAAGAGGATAAAAATTTGGGCGACTTGATTATATCGCTTGAATATGTTCAAAAGGATGCACAAAAATGGGAGCAAACGTTTGAGCAGCGCATGCAAATTCTGCTTGTGCACGGCATTTGTCATCTGCTCGGCTATGACCATGAAAAAGATGAAGAGTACGAAGTGATGCATAAAAAAGAACAAGAAATTTTAAAACAACTTACTCAGTAGGGATCTTTAGTAGTGGAACACGCACAATTAGCAAACACGATTGAATATCATAACCACACCTATGAAGAAAAAAACACTTGGAAATCATACGGCCGCAATATAGCTAATGGCGCAACTCATTCAATAGGTTCACACTTAGGAAGCGATCTTTACAGCCTGGTAAAAAATCGCATTTTCTCTGCCAAACAAAAACAAACAAATCAAAATGATAATGATGACCTTTCAACTATCATCGCGCTTCAACAAATGCTAGACCAAGAAGCAGAGCAATTAAAAAACATGTCTGAAGTAATAGAATCACTCGAGAATGATCCTATCAGAGCCGATGCCTGCAAAAAAATGAAAAATCAACTTACTGTTTTAAGTCTTCAGCATATGGAAAAACGTATGCATTTGGCTGGTTATGGACAACAAAAAAAACCTACAACCGCAACAGCTCCTGTCTATCAATCAAAATTGGCTGAACAAAAACAAGAACAACAAACGCCTCCAGCCACAGGTACTACCATTGCTTAACCTTCTCAGGACTTAATATGATTATACGTCGATCTTCCATATCAATACTGAACGCGCTAATTTTATTATGTACTGCCTCGTCGATACATTCAGCACAACCTCCCCAATCACCATCAAGCCCTGCATATGAAGTTGGCATGGCTTTACTCAAAGCAGGCGCTGGAGCAATTGTCGCACGAGCATGTTATGATCTTTATGATCGAGCAATGCATGATCCGAAAGAAAAAAAAGAAAAAGAAGAAGCTGAACGTAAAGAAAAAGAACAGCATAGAGAACTGCAAGAAAGATCTCTCTGTATCGCTGAAAGTGAGGCAATACAAAAAGGATATATCTTAGTCCTACAAGTTTGCAATTCTGGGATCCCTAAAGAAAAATGTGATGAGTTACGCAATAAGCATTTAACGCTACTTGTCCTGAACACAGAGAATAAAATCCGCAAAGAAGAGCTACAAAATAATCGCTTAAACAGCTTAGAGCAAACAATTCAGCAACCAGCTCAATCGCTCAAAGAAGCTACGCAGCCAAAATTTCTTTCTGCGGTATCTGCAGCAGCAAAAAGCGTAAACTAAACCTTTAAGACATTTGGCCGTTTAAACGCCAAATACACAACGCCAATTAAGTTTGGAATAGCAACGAACGTCAACACCGTATCCATCATTTCCCACACCAATTGCACGCGCATCATAGAGCCTAGAAAAATGAGCGATACGGTGAATAGCAAATACGCATTCACCCATCGAAATCCTGCCAACGCGGCAAAACTTTGTCTTCCATTAAAACTATTGCCCATCACGGTCGTCAATGCAAACAAAGCAATACTACCGGTTAAAATCCAACGTCCAAATACTGGCGAATGCATTTTGAATACCTCGTACACCAAGGTACTACGAAATTCTCCTTGCATCCAAATGCCCGTCACTAAAACGAGCAGACCAGAAACGAGTGATAAAAAAGCATCAGCGCCAGCTGAAAACATTGCCAAAATACCTTGATCGGTCGGCTTTTCTACATCTGCCATAGCATGAGGAATTGACGAAGTACCAATGCCTGATTCGGTAATAAAAATGCCACGATAGACGCCCGTTCGCATTGTCTGAAACAACGTAACACTTACTAAACCGCCCGCTGCTGCCACAGGAGAAAACGCCCCTTGAAAGATCAATGTGAATGCCTGACCTAATGCGCTTAAATCTTTAAGCAAAATAATTGCAGCAAATGAAACATAGCCAATAAACATAATTGGCACGAGTTTGCTTGCAACAGCGCTCACGCGTTGCGCACCACCTCGCAACACAACCCAAACGAACAATCCTAGACCTAGCCCGGTAACCCATGCTGGAACATGCTCATGTGCCAAGATTGAAGCCAATGTATTAGCTTGCACTCCTGACCAACCTGCCATTAAAAGTGCCATGGCAAGACCGTACCACACAGCAAGCCATGGTTGCACTTGAGCAAGGTAACGCATTGGTCCACCAATGATATGCCCATCAACGGTTTTAATGCGGGTATCTAAAGCAAATACAACCTCAGTAAACTTAATCGCTGATCCAATAAAAATATATACGATAAGCCAAAATAATGCGCCAGGACCACCGACCATAATTGCCAATGTCGGACTTACAATATTACCAATGCCAATGGTAGTAGCCATAGCAGTAAATAAAGCACCAATGGAACCGATAGTCCGCATTTGACCTTCGCCTGCTTGATGCTTGCCTTTAGTGGCGCCTTTGGCGAGAAGTTTTATGAACAAAGGAAAGGCACGGATCTGTAAAAACCCATATTTAACCGTTAAAACAATCCCTATGCCAAAGAATAGTATCGTTGCTGGCAGCGCCAAAATATCATTATTAAGCCAAGCGAAAAATTGTAACAAATCCATGAATACGTCTTTCTCTATACCCTTCGACAAAGCTCAGGGATGTCGGCGGGTGGGTGCTATTGATTTCTGGAGAACATTGCTCATACAAGGCAGGGCCGTCCTTCCTGAGCTTTGTCGAAGGATAGCGGCACATAGACTCGCTTATTTAACCTTGAAAGCATACCAGTGCCAAGGATTTTCTCTATACTTTCTTTGTCCTCAAAAAAATCCCCCCCGATTAAAGCTATGCTAATTGAGTACTCAACTACTTAATTAGCACAATAAATCAATTGACCTTGCCTGAGTGATTATGCTAGTGTGGTAGTAGACTACTTAATTAGCATGGGAGAAACAATGATAAAAAGAGATTTAATAAATGCGTTATTACGTTTTACCAAATTTCCCGTAGTAGGAATTTTTGGCCCTCGCCAATCGGGTAAAACAACTCTAGCAAGAGATGTTTTTAAAAATCATAAATATCTCAACTTTGAAGATCCAGATACACAAGACTTTGCCACTACTGATCCACGTGGATTTTTAACAACGCATAGCAATGCACATGGCATTATTCTCGATGAATTTCAGTATGTGCCACAAATACTTTCTTACATACAACTTGAATCTGATGAAAAAAAAAGGCCCGGTTATTTTGTTTTGACCGGATCTCAAAACTTTTTAATGAACCAAGCCATTACGCAATCACTTGCTGGTAGAATTGGGATTTTAACGTTGCTTCCTCTGTCCTTGCATGAACTGAGCGACAGCACATTATTGCCGAACAATGTTAATGAAGCGCTCGTCAAGGGAAGCTATCCCAGAATGTATACTGATCCATTCACCCCTGATGAGTTTTATCCTTCCTACATTCATTCATATGTCGAACGGGATGTACGACAACTGGTTAATGTTGAAAACCTAAGAACTTTCAGAAAATTTATACAATTGTGCGCCGCTCGCGTTGGACAACTGCTGAATGTTTCTGATTTGGCAATGCATTGTGGCATAAATCAAAAAACAGTTAATCAATGGATTTCAATACTTGAAGCAAGTTACATTATGTACACGCTTATGCCCTATCATGAAAACTTTACTAAACGCGTTATAAAAACGCCAAAGTTATTCTTTTATGATACGGGAGTTGCATGTTCTCTTTTGGGCATCAAAACACCCGAAGAGCTGAATCTTAGTCCATGGAAAGGGCACTTATTTGAATGCATGATTGTTTCAGATTTCTACAAACAATTTTATAATACCGGCTCTAATCCATCACTTTATTTTTGGCGCGATAAAAATGGGTATATTGAAATAGATTGTATAGTTGAACATGCAACAAAGCCTGTTCCTATAGAAATTAAGTCAGTAGAAACAATGAGCTCTGACCTATTCAAGGGCTTAGGGAAATGGTACGAATTAACAGAAACTGACGCTAGCTCTGGCCATCTGGTATACGGCGGCGACCTTACACAAAAGAGAGCTCATGGCGCTATAGTAAGCTGGAAAAAATCCGGCTCATTAATCGATACCATAATAAAACCTACAACCTAGTTCTCACAAAACCCGGCTAAAAACTTTCTCTATGTTTTCTTTGCCAAAAATGACAATGCCTTACGCATCATTTGGTCAAAAGGAACAGTAACTTCAGTAGTCGACTCACGCAAGTGACGCATCGCAGCAGAAATTTCTGGACGAGAATAATGCAGCGACTCAAGAACTTCTTGAAGGTTTTGCCAATCGGTAACCTGCGCTGAACCGGCAATCTTCATTCCCTTGTCAAGCAACTTAGCGACCTTATGTTTAAGTTGCACAATCATTTGCTCAGCCTTTTTAGGTCCAATGCCACTCACCTTGCTCAATCCTCGCTCATCACCCGACTGTACGATTTCTATAAACCGCTCTGCTCCCAAAGAACCTAAAGCAGCTAGCCCAATTTTAGGGCCTATGCCCGAGCAGTCAATAATGAGCAGGAACACAGCTTTTTCAAGCTCGGTACTGAACCCAAAGAGAGACGGCCCTTGCTCTTGATTCCAATGCATATAGGCATGAAGCTGTGCCGCTTGACCAACCTGAAACAGTGACTCATGAGGCACTTGAACCTGCAAACCTATGCCGCCCACTTCTACTACAACCGCTTGTTCTTGAATATTTTTTATAGTACCACTTATAGATGTAATCATCGTTTGTACTCCTTTATGTATATAAATAAATTTGCGAAGGGAATGCCCTTCAAGTTCGCTCGCAAAGCTCGCTACCTTCAGGGAAGACGGCGGGATGAGCTGGTTGTTCTCATAAAACTAATGAACCCAAAATTGAATCCTTTGAGCATAATACAACAAATCCAAAAAGGAAAAATAACCCGCCATCAACCCCTTTTTGCCATATTTTATTGACAAACTCTATTCTTGTGCTACATTTCTAATCATTACACCATGCGTGTAGTTTTGCGGGAATAGCTCAATTGGTAGAGCGTTGCCTTGCCAAGGCAAAGGTTGCGGGTTCGAGTCCCGTTTCCCGCTCCAAAAAATTCATTGAGTTGGGTTTAAGGTTAAACCTATACATTCCCTCAATACATGATATACAGTAATTATTATTATTTTGTTGGAGCCTATTCCTCAAGAAGGTCAGCTCCTTGTACCAATATATTGTTTGATGACTATATCAAACGACAGAGAAAGGTTATCCCTATGAAATCAATTATGGAAGAAGCATCATCAATTGCCAAAGCAATAGAAAAAGGCTGGGCTCGCGCAGGAAAACCTCAAGAGTTTACGGTCAAAGTATTTGAAGAAGCTGAAAAAAACTTCATCGGTCTTACCACCAAACCAGCAAAAATAGGGCTCTTTTTTCAAGAGCAACCAACCTATCAAACAAACAATAAGCCTTCATTCAAAGAACGCCCACAACAACAACCACAATCGCAGCCGCAAGCAAGAAAACCGCAGCCACAAAGGCCGCAACCTTCTCAATTTTCGCAACCAGCTCAACCACAAGTCAGAGAAGATCAACCATTTGCTGATAAACAAGCAAAGAAACACCCTACATCTTCACCTTGGAATGATGAATTAGTTGCAGCTGCACAAGAATGGGTTAAGGACTCGTTACGCATATTAAACCTTGAAAACATTCAGTTTACGGTAGAAGTTGACCGCTATGCGCTTAAATTAAACTTCGCTGGACAAATCACTCAAGGTGGCGAGAAAGAAAAAACATTATTCCGTAGCTGGGCATACTTAATTATGCAAGCCTTGCGCCAAAAATTCAAACGTCCTCTCAAAGGCTTAAAAGTAATCTTGATGAGCAATGCATGATCTTGAGTCATGATGACCAAGTGATTATAGCGCAATGTACACCAAACGGATCTGGTGCGATTGCGCTTTTACGCATTTCTGGCACCCACGCTATTTCTGTCGCCTCAAAAATCAGTAAGCTTGCCTCCGGCAAATCATTACTATCGCTCCCTACGCACACCGTGCATTTTGGCTTTAT containing:
- a CDS encoding amino acid carrier protein, translating into MDLLQFFAWLNNDILALPATILFFGIGIVLTVKYGFLQIRAFPLFIKLLAKGATKGKHQAGEGQMRTIGSIGALFTAMATTIGIGNIVSPTLAIMVGGPGALFWLIVYIFIGSAIKFTEVVFALDTRIKTVDGHIIGGPMRYLAQVQPWLAVWYGLAMALLMAGWSGVQANTLASILAHEHVPAWVTGLGLGLFVWVVLRGGAQRVSAVASKLVPIMFIGYVSFAAIILLKDLSALGQAFTLIFQGAFSPVAAAGGLVSVTLFQTMRTGVYRGIFITESGIGTSSIPHAMADVEKPTDQGILAMFSAGADAFLSLVSGLLVLVTGIWMQGEFRSTLVYEVFKMHSPVFGRWILTGSIALFALTTVMGNSFNGRQSFAALAGFRWVNAYLLFTVSLIFLGSMMRVQLVWEMMDTVLTFVAIPNLIGVVYLAFKRPNVLKV
- the ruvA gene encoding Holliday junction branch migration protein RuvA, which translates into the protein MITSISGTIKNIQEQAVVVEVGGIGLQVQVPHESLFQVGQAAQLHAYMHWNQEQGPSLFGFSTELEKAVFLLIIDCSGIGPKIGLAALGSLGAERFIEIVQSGDERGLSKVSGIGPKKAEQMIVQLKHKVAKLLDKGMKIAGSAQVTDWQNLQEVLESLHYSRPEISAAMRHLRESTTEVTVPFDQMMRKALSFLAKKT
- a CDS encoding ATP-binding protein, with translation MIKRDLINALLRFTKFPVVGIFGPRQSGKTTLARDVFKNHKYLNFEDPDTQDFATTDPRGFLTTHSNAHGIILDEFQYVPQILSYIQLESDEKKRPGYFVLTGSQNFLMNQAITQSLAGRIGILTLLPLSLHELSDSTLLPNNVNEALVKGSYPRMYTDPFTPDEFYPSYIHSYVERDVRQLVNVENLRTFRKFIQLCAARVGQLLNVSDLAMHCGINQKTVNQWISILEASYIMYTLMPYHENFTKRVIKTPKLFFYDTGVACSLLGIKTPEELNLSPWKGHLFECMIVSDFYKQFYNTGSNPSLYFWRDKNGYIEIDCIVEHATKPVPIEIKSVETMSSDLFKGLGKWYELTETDASSGHLVYGGDLTQKRAHGAIVSWKKSGSLIDTIIKPTT